The following proteins come from a genomic window of Leptospira bandrabouensis:
- a CDS encoding DUF1801 domain-containing protein — MSKEIETYNQSQSPIDTEICNLLYQEINLHLPKALKKIWHSHPVWFLDGNPIVGYSKLKTGIRLLFWSGQSFEEDGLTPEGSFKAAEVRYTDVSQIKKKDLKRWLGKAKKIQWDYKNIVKRKGVLERLK, encoded by the coding sequence ATGAGTAAAGAAATCGAAACCTACAATCAATCGCAATCCCCGATCGATACCGAAATTTGTAATCTTCTATATCAGGAAATTAATCTACATCTACCGAAAGCTCTTAAAAAAATTTGGCATTCTCATCCCGTTTGGTTTTTGGATGGGAATCCTATTGTTGGTTATAGCAAATTAAAAACGGGCATTCGTCTTTTATTTTGGAGTGGGCAAAGTTTTGAAGAAGATGGGCTCACACCGGAAGGTAGTTTTAAAGCCGCCGAAGTTCGTTATACGGATGTGAGTCAAATTAAGAAAAAAGATCTAAAACGTTGGCTCGGTAAGGCCAAAAAAATCCAATGGGACTATAAAAATATTGTGAAACGAAAAGGTGTATTGGAAAGGTTGAAGTGA
- a CDS encoding GFA family protein codes for MDLIYTGGCACGAIRYQINEKPMFMNDCQCRDCQRISGTGHGSYLTFPSRKSVSLEGKTANFDMVGDSGNTKTSSFCPKCGSPVYMTFSAMPNLFTIHATSLDDPTLYQPQAVTYTKRGYVWDHLDLSLPKFETVPKS; via the coding sequence ATGGATCTAATTTATACAGGCGGCTGCGCTTGCGGCGCCATTCGTTATCAAATAAACGAAAAACCAATGTTTATGAACGATTGCCAATGCCGCGACTGCCAGCGTATAAGCGGAACAGGACATGGATCCTATCTCACATTTCCATCTCGGAAATCTGTGAGTCTGGAAGGAAAAACAGCTAACTTTGATATGGTGGGAGATAGCGGCAATACCAAAACCAGTAGTTTTTGCCCGAAATGTGGTTCACCAGTTTACATGACCTTTTCTGCCATGCCCAATCTTTTTACTATCCACGCAACGAGTCTAGATGACCCAACCCTCTACCAACCACAAGCGGTCACATATACAAAACGAGGTTATGTTTGGGATCATTTAGATTTGTCTCTTCCAAAATTTGAAACTGTGCCAAAGTCCTAA
- a CDS encoding ABC transporter ATP-binding protein: MLKFISLLVFHLKNQLFKAKEEIHDPRLSSHEDLAKSILDFLSESLHIHSVPSQIIDGFRSLRSKYKLLSNQNFYEFLFAASHQYQIRINLVQKTLQDIRGYITQNSPFVFKVLNEGQRLDEFYAITSYQTSAYLVKPLHGFDNEGEWYSEKDLIKFMGIKSNKDSVDWIIAEPIFPFTTNIEVTNSFSSVKNALKQISHLIRMESKDVWIVFIYGIGIGILSLVVPVATSSLVNIVAFGVLLQPVIILTLLVVFFLGFAGAMQTIQIYVVEILQRRVFVRIATEFAVKFPKIRQDVLDKHHNPELVNRFFDTMTIQKSIHSLLVDGLSVILTTVIGFVLISFYHPIFIVFSFLILFIGGYWVTYRLGKPAAENYIKISKEKYKVAAWLEEISRHSALFHSTFGSNFALDKADSFIRDYLYARKKYFFNFIRQIIGLVGIQALASAIVLGLGGYLVIHRQLTIGQLVAAELVIAKVLSDISKFGKQLDSFYSLIAAVDKINSVFHLPTIPVKTVEFEIPEGPIQVQLSGIHYSLTNGHKIFNQFDLKVAAGKSVGISSNTPYDAHILLDLICGMRTPTFGIVEYNHQNIHEVSKEQIHSVTFLIRGNEIFEGSILENIRVGREEISLIEIRKLLEDLGIWETIQSLPNGIHTQLLTFGHPFDTIQTTVISVARAVLGNPKLLLIDGNLDLLPPALLNSCLKVLLQKNREWTLLIVSKSQAVLSQMDQILRLENDSHSLKANT; encoded by the coding sequence ATGTTAAAATTCATAAGTCTTTTGGTATTTCACTTAAAGAACCAACTCTTCAAAGCGAAGGAAGAAATCCATGACCCGAGACTTTCTTCCCATGAAGATTTGGCAAAGTCCATTTTGGATTTTTTATCTGAGTCCTTACATATCCATTCTGTTCCAAGTCAAATTATAGACGGTTTTCGTTCTCTCCGAAGTAAATATAAATTACTTTCCAACCAGAACTTTTATGAGTTTCTATTTGCAGCCTCCCACCAGTACCAAATTCGAATCAATCTTGTTCAAAAAACCTTACAAGACATAAGAGGCTACATCACTCAAAATTCACCTTTTGTTTTTAAAGTGTTAAACGAAGGTCAAAGGTTGGATGAATTTTATGCCATCACAAGTTACCAAACATCAGCATACCTAGTAAAACCTCTACATGGGTTTGATAATGAAGGAGAATGGTATTCTGAAAAAGACCTGATCAAGTTTATGGGAATCAAATCAAACAAAGATTCTGTGGACTGGATCATAGCAGAACCAATTTTTCCTTTTACAACAAACATCGAAGTTACAAATTCTTTCTCTTCTGTTAAAAATGCTTTAAAACAAATTTCTCATTTGATCCGAATGGAATCAAAAGACGTTTGGATTGTGTTTATTTATGGGATAGGGATTGGAATTCTATCGTTAGTTGTTCCAGTGGCTACGTCTTCCCTTGTCAACATAGTCGCATTTGGTGTTTTACTTCAACCAGTCATCATCTTGACGTTGTTAGTTGTATTTTTTCTTGGATTTGCAGGCGCCATGCAAACCATCCAAATTTACGTTGTTGAAATCTTACAAAGGCGTGTATTCGTAAGAATTGCCACAGAATTTGCTGTAAAATTTCCAAAAATTAGACAAGATGTTTTGGACAAACACCACAACCCAGAACTCGTAAATCGTTTTTTTGATACGATGACCATACAGAAATCCATCCATTCCTTGTTAGTTGATGGTTTATCAGTTATTTTAACCACCGTTATTGGTTTTGTTCTGATTTCATTTTACCACCCTATCTTCATTGTTTTTTCATTTCTTATTTTATTTATAGGTGGGTATTGGGTTACCTATCGTTTAGGAAAACCAGCAGCAGAAAACTATATCAAAATTTCGAAAGAAAAATATAAAGTCGCAGCTTGGTTAGAAGAAATATCTAGACACTCTGCTTTATTTCATTCTACCTTCGGTTCTAATTTTGCTTTGGACAAAGCAGATTCCTTTATTCGGGATTATTTATATGCACGGAAAAAATATTTTTTTAACTTTATTCGCCAAATCATTGGCCTTGTAGGTATCCAGGCTCTGGCAAGTGCCATTGTACTTGGATTAGGTGGTTATTTAGTCATCCATAGACAACTTACGATTGGTCAATTAGTAGCTGCAGAACTTGTGATTGCCAAAGTGCTCAGTGATATATCTAAGTTTGGGAAACAATTAGATAGTTTTTATAGTTTGATCGCTGCCGTTGATAAAATCAATTCAGTCTTTCATTTACCAACAATCCCGGTTAAAACTGTCGAATTTGAGATTCCAGAAGGTCCGATCCAGGTCCAACTATCGGGAATTCATTATTCTCTTACCAACGGACACAAAATTTTTAACCAATTTGATTTAAAAGTGGCCGCAGGGAAATCAGTGGGTATCTCTTCTAACACACCTTATGATGCACATATTTTGTTAGATTTGATTTGCGGAATGCGCACTCCCACTTTTGGAATTGTAGAATACAATCATCAAAATATTCATGAAGTTTCCAAAGAACAAATTCATTCCGTTACCTTTCTAATCCGAGGAAATGAAATTTTTGAAGGAAGTATTCTAGAGAACATTCGAGTGGGTCGAGAAGAAATTTCTTTAATTGAAATTAGAAAACTCTTAGAAGATTTAGGAATTTGGGAAACCATTCAATCTTTACCAAATGGAATCCATACACAACTTCTAACATTTGGACATCCTTTTGATACAATCCAAACGACTGTGATTTCTGTTGCGAGAGCAGTCCTCGGTAATCCAAAACTATTGTTAATCGATGGGAATTTAGATCTATTGCCTCCAGCTCTACTAAACTCTTGTCTAAAAGTTTTATTGCAAAAAAATAGGGAGTGGACACTCTTAATTGTTTCCAAATCCCAAGCAGTCCTTTCGCAAATGGATCAAATTTTACGATTGGAAAACGACTCCCATTCCTTAAAAGCAAACACTTAA
- a CDS encoding ArsR/SmtB family transcription factor: MPKEVEGADQVFKAMADPNRRKVLDLLYANNGQTLSSLCEQLDMQRQSATQHIEILIKANLVTVIWKGREKLHFINPVPIHEVYARWVRKFEENRLTFLHELKTELEGENHGTT; encoded by the coding sequence ATGCCAAAGGAAGTTGAGGGAGCTGATCAGGTTTTTAAGGCAATGGCTGATCCAAATCGCAGGAAGGTTTTGGATCTTCTTTATGCAAACAATGGACAAACACTTTCCTCGCTTTGCGAGCAACTTGACATGCAAAGGCAATCGGCAACCCAACATATAGAAATCTTAATCAAAGCCAATTTGGTGACGGTTATATGGAAGGGCCGTGAAAAACTCCATTTCATAAACCCAGTGCCGATTCATGAGGTATATGCACGTTGGGTTAGAAAATTTGAAGAGAACCGTTTAACTTTTTTACACGAATTAAAAACAGAACTCGAAGGAGAGAACCATGGAACCACATAA
- a CDS encoding YceI family protein, translating into MKIFNSTLVLIALCLSAELIAQENCTYEYDPSQTSLEWTAFKFTEKTGVKGKFDSIKVTGQQKDKSKFGAVKSIQFQIDTSSVNSGVPDRDGKIKKFFFGSVKGNKKISGNFSEITPGESGTAKLNLRYGNSKTTIPVNFVWKEDLVELIGTVDAISLGLQTGLNKLNAECNDLHKGSDGVSKLWPTVDVKVVSTLKKVCK; encoded by the coding sequence ATGAAAATTTTTAACTCCACTTTGGTACTAATCGCACTATGTTTGTCCGCCGAACTGATCGCACAAGAGAATTGTACGTATGAGTATGACCCTAGTCAAACCTCCTTAGAATGGACAGCGTTCAAATTTACAGAAAAAACAGGTGTTAAAGGTAAATTTGATTCTATCAAAGTGACTGGGCAACAAAAAGACAAATCGAAGTTTGGTGCAGTGAAATCAATTCAATTTCAAATTGATACTTCTTCGGTTAATTCAGGTGTACCTGACCGAGATGGAAAAATCAAAAAATTCTTTTTTGGCTCTGTGAAAGGAAATAAAAAAATTTCGGGAAATTTTTCTGAGATAACTCCGGGAGAATCAGGTACTGCAAAATTGAATTTGCGGTATGGAAATTCTAAAACCACGATACCTGTCAATTTTGTTTGGAAAGAAGACCTTGTCGAACTTATTGGAACTGTAGATGCGATTAGTCTTGGTCTTCAAACTGGACTGAATAAGCTGAACGCAGAATGTAACGATTTGCACAAAGGATCGGACGGTGTGAGCAAACTTTGGCCAACGGTTGACGTTAAGGTAGTTTCTACTCTAAAGAAAGTTTGTAAATAA
- a CDS encoding SDR family oxidoreductase, which translates to METKDKRLALVSGANQGIGYQVAKVLANSGMTVILGSRDLKRGEKAAKEIGLGSIAVQLDVTDRKSITDAAEYIKKEFGRLDVLINNAGISNTRMQRLGLSMVEYMDSAKASMASIDEMRVVWDTNVFGVLAVYQAMLPLLKNSKDARIVNVSSTLGSMNLNADPNSGYSSFYNPVYAVSKTALNGITLSMMLELKETAIKVNLVSPGFTKTAMTNFEGYESLEDGAREVVRVALLGPDGPTGTFTTWDNVHVPW; encoded by the coding sequence ATGGAAACAAAGGATAAACGCCTTGCACTTGTATCAGGGGCAAATCAAGGGATTGGTTACCAAGTAGCCAAAGTGTTGGCAAATAGTGGAATGACCGTTATTTTGGGCTCACGTGATTTAAAACGTGGGGAGAAAGCTGCCAAAGAAATTGGGTTAGGTAGCATTGCTGTCCAATTAGATGTAACAGATCGTAAATCGATCACAGATGCTGCGGAATATATAAAAAAAGAATTTGGCCGCCTTGATGTACTTATCAACAATGCGGGAATCTCAAATACAAGAATGCAAAGGTTAGGTTTATCGATGGTTGAATATATGGATTCAGCAAAGGCAAGTATGGCCTCGATAGATGAGATGCGTGTGGTTTGGGATACAAATGTATTTGGCGTACTCGCTGTATATCAAGCAATGTTACCGCTTTTAAAAAATTCCAAAGATGCTCGTATTGTCAATGTATCAAGTACCCTTGGTTCTATGAATCTTAATGCAGATCCTAACTCGGGTTATAGTTCATTTTATAATCCTGTTTATGCAGTCTCAAAAACAGCTCTGAATGGAATCACACTTTCGATGATGCTCGAATTAAAAGAAACAGCCATTAAGGTGAATTTGGTATCTCCCGGTTTTACAAAAACGGCTATGACTAACTTTGAAGGTTATGAGAGCCTTGAAGATGGTGCGCGGGAAGTTGTAAGAGTTGCCTTACTTGGCCCAGATGGACCAACAGGTACTTTTACAACATGGGATAATGTCCATGTTCCTTGGTAA
- a CDS encoding TetR/AcrR family transcriptional regulator produces the protein MDKKKKVTVSKPTKQTPVLGRKRDASLDTSILNATLEMLAEEGFDGMTMDKIAIKVGTGKAACYRRWPSKVKLVKDALIWMNRNQLELEKIPDTGSLRNDFLAILKPHSMEEANAKLRVLGGLGTFWSDEEIEKKGITEIFGPWTEVNRTLMQRAMERGEISKKANIELVCKVLNSMATYRALIERKPPDKNLFIALIDQVVIPALKNPS, from the coding sequence ATGGATAAGAAAAAAAAAGTAACTGTTTCAAAGCCAACCAAACAAACTCCCGTCCTTGGAAGGAAACGAGACGCCTCACTGGATACCTCCATTTTAAATGCCACTCTTGAGATGCTTGCAGAAGAAGGATTTGATGGTATGACTATGGACAAAATTGCCATTAAGGTTGGAACAGGAAAGGCAGCTTGTTATCGCCGTTGGCCTTCTAAAGTCAAACTTGTCAAAGATGCTTTGATTTGGATGAATCGTAATCAGTTAGAACTTGAAAAAATTCCAGATACCGGTTCTCTGCGAAATGATTTTCTAGCCATTCTCAAACCACATTCAATGGAGGAAGCAAATGCAAAATTACGCGTATTAGGTGGACTCGGTACGTTTTGGTCAGATGAAGAAATTGAAAAAAAAGGAATTACAGAAATTTTTGGCCCTTGGACAGAAGTGAACCGAACTCTGATGCAACGCGCAATGGAACGCGGAGAAATTTCTAAAAAAGCAAATATAGAACTTGTTTGTAAAGTCTTAAACTCAATGGCGACCTACCGAGCCCTCATCGAACGAAAACCACCAGACAAAAACCTATTCATAGCGCTGATTGACCAAGTTGTGATCCCTGCATTAAAAAATCCCAGTTAA
- a CDS encoding SRPBCC family protein translates to MEPHNFVYVTYILSTPEKVWNAIVNPEVTSKYWSDPLSKNPAHINVSEWKVGSEWKHVKMDEEKTVDIIGKVLEVNPPNKLVISWSRPKDIDDESKHSHVTFDIEPYSDGLVRLVVTHKDLDSQMFAGISAGWPSVLSNLKTFLESGLPLAGHIPKS, encoded by the coding sequence ATGGAACCACATAACTTTGTTTATGTTACTTATATACTCAGCACACCTGAGAAGGTATGGAATGCAATCGTAAATCCGGAAGTTACAAGTAAATACTGGTCTGATCCATTATCAAAAAACCCTGCTCATATCAATGTATCCGAGTGGAAGGTTGGCTCTGAATGGAAACATGTTAAGATGGATGAGGAAAAAACTGTAGACATTATAGGAAAGGTTCTGGAAGTAAACCCACCTAACAAGTTAGTCATCTCCTGGTCAAGGCCAAAGGATATCGATGACGAATCCAAACACTCTCATGTAACATTTGATATCGAACCTTATTCTGACGGCCTTGTCCGTTTGGTAGTCACTCATAAAGATCTAGATTCACAAATGTTTGCTGGAATCTCCGCAGGATGGCCAAGTGTTCTTTCCAACCTCAAAACATTTTTGGAATCCGGTCTCCCCTTGGCAGGACATATCCCAAAATCATAG